The nucleotide sequence TCAGCTATCTAAAGCATTTCATCTATTTGCCAACCATGGTAAATGCATGAAAAATAATCAGCATGTAACGCCTAGTCAAACCAAGCGTATTAATGCAATTATGCTTACTTGTGGGTTTTATGACGAAGCAGGAGATTTTGCTTTTGATGTTGGTTTAGCTGGTAAAAGTGGTGTTGGCGGGGGTATTGTTGCTGTATTACCAAATGTTTATACCATTTCTGTTTGGTCGCCAGGATTAAATAAAAAAGGAAATTCTTTATTAGGCATGAAAGCTTTAGAGTTATTCACTTCAAAAACCGGATTGTCAATTTTTTAATCTCTTCACTAAAATATAAGATCTAGCTTTAATGGCTAAAATAAAAAGTAAACATACCGTATTAATTTTAGGAGCTAGTGGTTTTATTGGAGGAGCCATATATGGCGAACTCTGCTCTTATTTTAAAACTTATGGTACTTATTCTAGAGATAATAAAGCTTTGGAAAAAAATCGTCATTTTCTTCAATATAATATTGAGGAAGACGATATTTTCGAAATTTTAGATATTATAAAACCAACAGTTATTATTTCTGCAATACGAGGTGATTTTTCAGCACAAATTACTGCCCATAAGCATTTATATGAGTATGTATTTGAAAACAAAACGAAATTGATTTTTTTATCATCTGCCAATGTATTTGATGCTTATAGTAAATATCCAAGTTACGAAACAGATACAACACTAAGTAATAGCATTTATGGGCATTTTAAAATTAAAATAGAAAATTTACTATTGCGTTTACCTAAAAAGCAAATTGCTATTTTACGTATTCCAATGGTATTTGGCAATCAATCTCCTAGAATTGAAGAGCTTAAAACTCAACTTCACGAAAAAACACCTATAGAAATTTTCCCTAATTTAATTATAAATGTAACTACAGATACTAAACTTACACAGCAAGTACATTATATAGTTAATCAAAATAAGTGCGGCATATTTCATTTAGGGAGTAAAGACCTTGTTCATCACGACGATTTTATAAAAGATATTATAAAAGTTTTGGGCATCTATAATCCAATTTTTAAATTGGTGTATACTACAAATGACGATCGTTATTTAGCAGTATTACCTAAAAAAAATTGTTTACCTAAACATTTACAACTTTATAGTCCAGATATTCTAACCGAGTTAAAAATTTAATCAAATGTTTTTATAAATTTATTAAATTTAGCTTTCATAACATACACTCTATTTTAACAATACTAAAAGCATAAAAATGAAAAAACTTAGCGAAGCAGATATCGAAAAACGCATGTTACGTTTCCCAGATTGGGAATATTATGACAATGCGATTCACGCAGAATTTGAATTCGAAAATTTTAAAGATTGTTTTAGTGCAATGAGTCGAATAGCTTTTGATTGTGAAGCGCTTAACCATCACCCTGATTGGTCTAATGTATATAATATACTCACCATATCATTATCCACACATGATGCTGGAGGGGTTACCGAAAACGATTTTACACTTGCAAAAGCAATTGAAAACATTGTAGAACCAGAAGAATAATTTGTTTTTATAAATTGCATTTTTAAATTTGCGATTCGCAAAACAATAATAATTAGATTTCCATGCCATGCCTATGGAAATTAAAAAATAAAAAAATTAAATGGGAAGAGCTTTTGAGTTTCGTAAAGCACGTAAAATGAAACGTTGGTCTGCTATGAGCAAAGCCTTTACACGTATTGGTAAAGATATTGTAATGGCAGTAAAAGAAGGAGGCCCAGATCCTGCAAGTAATTCTAAACTTAGAGCCGTTATACAAAATGCTAAGGCCGTAAATATGCCAAAGGATAATGTAGAACGAGCTATTAAAAAAGCAAGCGAAAAAGGGCAAGGCGATTATAAAGAAGTACTTTTTGAAGGATATGCACCTCATGGTATTGCAATTTTAGTAGAGACCGCTACAGATAATAATACACGTACCGTAGCAAATGTTCGGAGTTACTTTAACAAAAGTGATGGTAATTTAGGGACTTCAGGTTCTGTAGTATTTATGTTTGATCATACTTGTAATTTTAGAATAAATGCTGAAGGCCTAGATCCTGAAGAGATTGAACTTGAGTTTATAGATTTTGGAGCCGAAGAGGTATTTGCAGACGATGATGGTATTTTAATTTATGCACCTTTTGAGAGTTTTGGATCTATTCAAGCTGAGTTAGAACATCGAGATATCGAAATACTATCTTCTGGATTTGAACGTATTCCTCAAGTCACAAAACAATTAACACCAGAACAGGTTGCGGATGTCGAAAAACTCTTAGAAAAAATAGAAGAAGATGACGATGTACAAAATGTATATCATACGATGGAAGAAACTTCAGAAGAGTAAAACTTTAATATCATCTTATAGTATTTAAGAGGGCTTTTTGTCCTCTTTTTTCTTTTCAATAATAAAAAGATGTGACATCACCTTTTTTTAAATAGCTATATAAAACTTATACACAAAATAACTACAAAAGATATATTGTATATAGTAAATTGTTAGCTCTTTCGTACTCGGAAAATCTATAGAGTTTTATTCTGATTCGCTTTTCTTTTACTAACTTAGTTTCCCAGCAAAACCATAAATGGAAACGTTAATGGCAAGCTATTTTAATGTGAACATAACAATGAAATTATGAGATTTATCATATCCTTAGTGTTCTTTTTATTGATTTGTTTTTTCGTTAAGGGGCAAACAATAGACACAAAATGGTACAGTGAAATTGTGAGTAATGGAGTGGTTATACAAAACAGCTTCCCAAAAGGAGGGCCATATACTGGATTTACAAAAAAACACTATAATTATAGCTACTTGGTATTCTTTACTCGTGTAATTAATGAAACTGGGAATCCGTTTGAACTCAATGTTAATTTTTCTGCCGATTCAATCGCAATTCCCAATTCTCCCAATACCTTTGTAAAATTATTTCTACCTCCAGATACAATGACTCTTGACAAGCAAAACTTATTTAGCTATGGAGTAACTGAGTTGGAGTCTTTTGATAAATCAACTAGATTTCAAAGAATCATAAACCCTAAAGAAGATTGCCTTTTCTATGTCGTAGCGATTTTTTATCAAACAAGAGCTGACGCAAGAAATCAACACAGGGGAGGCAATCGAGCAGAGCTTGTTTTAAAAGGGCAAGAACTTTTTTATAGAATGTCCCCACAAATTGATTTCCTAAGCTGTGGCTATATTAATTTTAACAAAGGTCATTGAATTCAAAAAGCAATATTATAAATAAAATAGCTTCAATAATTTCAATTGGAATTTTTGGATTTATTATATGGCATTATTTAGACTATCTAATTCGATATTTTGGAGGAGAAAACTTTTGCTTTGGTTATCCTACTTGGCAAGTTTTTATAAACATTGGATTATGTCTTTTAGCTATTTTTCTAAGTATTAGATTATTTAATGGAAAAATTAAACTTTTAAAATCAATCTTATTATTAATCTTTATTAGCTTCCTTATATGGATCGTTATCTGTGGTCTGTTTTTTTTCTAAAAGAACATATACCTAACAACTTATATAGTAAATTCTTACAAATTTTCCTCTGATCAATTTTCTTTTATTAACTTAGTTTCAGCGAACACAACGTAACTATAGTCCGATCGTTGGTAACTATTGTGAAACAATTTGCAGCGATTTGTAAAAACAATTGAGGAATGGCAAAAAATAAGACAACTGAAACCGAAATAAACGTAATTGATTTTATAGAGTCATATGTTGATAATGAACAAAAGAAAGTTGATAGTTTTAAATTAATAGAATTAATGAGTGAATGGTCAGGCTTTGAACCTAAAATGTGGGGGCCAACAATTATTGGTTTTGGGAGCTATCACTACAAATATGCTAGTGGGCATGAAGGAGATGCTCCATTACTAGGCTTTTCTCCTCGAAAAGCACAATTTTCACTTTATGTCTATTCTCAAACTGATAAAAGTAAACGTTTATTGAAAGATTTAGGTAAGTTTAAAATGGGAAAAGCGTGCATTTATTTTAAGAAACTTTCTGATATCAATATTGCTGTTGTGGAAAAATTATCCTCGGAAACAATTAAATATCTCAATGAGCATCATGAATGCGCTTGTAGAAATTAGTAACGTCCAGTCAACAAAATACATAACTAACAGTTTGTTCTGTATGTACTCGGAAATCCTGTAGGATTTCCCTCTAATTCGTTTTCTTTCACTAACTTAGTTTGACCAACGTAACTAAACATACACAAATGCGTTGTGTTTATTTAAAATGAAAATTCTACTCACTGGAGCAACAGGATATATTGGAAGAAGGCTTTTACCTATTTTGGTTAAAGAAGGTCACAAGGTAGTTTGTTGTGTACGAGATTCAGATCGATTTAGTGTTCACAATTCTTTAAGGAATAGAGTTACTGTTATTGAAAATGATCTTTTAAACAGTGAATCTTTAAATAATATTCCAAATGATATTGATGGAGCATATTACTTAGTACACTCTATGTCTACATCCTCAGATTATCAAATTCTTGAGCAAGAATCTGCCATTAATTTTCGAAATGCATTAAACAATACCAATGTTAAACACATTATTTATTTAAGTGGAATTGTAAATGAATCTGAATTATCCAATCATCTCACATCACGAAAAACTGTTGAATTCGAACTTAACAAAGGAAATTACAACTGTACTACGCTAAGAGCAGGAATTATAGTTGGATCTGGTAGTGCTTCATTTGAAATTTTAAGGGATTTGGTTGAAAAGCTTCCCGTAATGATTACACCTAAATGGCTTAAAACAAGATGCCAACCTATAGCAATTGCAGATGTCATTTCATTGTTATCTAAATGTCTCTTTAATCCAAAAACATTTAATCAAAATTTTGATATTGGTGGTCCAGATATACTCTCGTATAAGGAAATGCTTTTACAATTTGGTAAAGCAAGAGGTTTAAATAGAAAAATTTATACTGTTCCAGTAATGACTCCTCGCCTATCTTCCTATTGGCTTTATTTTGTAACAGCAACTTCTTATAAGTTAGCGGTAGCACTTGTTAATAGTATGAAAGTCGAAGTTATATGCAGAAACAATGAAATCAATAAAATTTTAGAATTAACTCCAATTAGTTATCGGGAAGCTATTAATAATGCGTTTAAAAAAATAAAATCAAATGAAATCGTTTCCAGTTGGAAAGATGCTTATACCAGTAGTAATAATAACAGTAATATATCTAACCATATTCAAGTACCAACTTTTGGTTGTTTTAAAGATCAGAGAGTAAAACAATTTAAAAGTAAAGAAGCTTTCATAAACAAGCTATGGAAAATTGGTGGGGAATCAGGTTGGTATTATTGTAATTGGCTTTGGAAAGTAAGAGGGTTTATAGATAAAATGGTGGGAGGAGTTGGTCTCAGAAGAGGGCGTACTAACCTTAATGAACTAAAAGTAGGTGATGCATTAGATTTTTGGCGAGTATTATATGCTAATAAAAATGAGGGGCGGTTATTGTTATATGCAGAAATGAAACTCCCTGGTGAAGCATGGCTTGAATTTAATACTGTAAATAATATACTAACTCAAACAGCAACCTTTAGACCATTAGGAATTTCTGGAAGGCTTTATTGGTACTCTGTATTGCCCTTGCATAACATTATTTTTAAAGGAATGATTAAAAAATTAACACAGTCAAATGATTAAGCGCATTATTTTATTTCTCATTATTAATTTTCTGAGCTTAGCTCTAAGTAGCATATTTACTACCGTTGGTGTAGCATCAGATTGGTATCAAGAGTTAAATAAAGCTCCATGGACTCCACCAGGTTGGGTATTTGGAGCTGCTTGGACCACTATAATGGTTTGTTTTTCGATATACTTAGCTTATCTATTTAATTCAAACAATATAAAAAAGAAAAGCTTGCTCTTTAGTATCCAATGGGTTCTTAATATTGGGTGGAGTCCCCTATTCTTTTATTTGCATACCGTTGCAGTGGCTATGATCTGTATTTCAGCTCTTACAATTCTTATTATTTATTTATTTTTCAATTATTGGAAAGAGCTCAAGGTTAAAACATTTTTTTTAACCCCTTATTTTATTTGGCTTATTATAGCAACATCTTTAAACGCTTACATTTTGTTTTATAATTAGGTAATATGAAGGTTAATCTATTTTGGTTTAGAAGAGATTTAAGATTGGAAGATAATACAGCATTAAATGCTGCAATGAATGCAACCAATAATATTTTGCCTCTTTTTATTTTTGATGAAGAGATACTGCATGAACTCCCCGAAAATGATGCGCGTGTTAACTTCATATATAATACGCTTTACAATTTGAATCAGCATTTACTTAAAAATAATTCATCTCTTTTGATCTTAAAAGGAAAGCCTGAAGAGGTTTGGGAAAAACTCATTAAAAATTATACAATAGAAAATGTATTTATTAATAAAGATTATGAACCTTATGCTATAAAAAGAGATCTAAAAATTAAAGGTTTATTATCAAAAAATGGCTGTCAATTAATAAGTTTCAAAGATCAAGTAATTCATGAAGAATCTGAAGTTAAGAAAGCCGATGGAAAGCCTTATACCATTTTCACACCTTATAAAAACAAATGGTTAAAAGTTTATACATCCAAAAAAGTTGAAACATTAGTACATTTCAATAAATTTTATAAAGAAAAACATCTTTTTCCAAAATTAGAAGATTTAGGATTTAAAAGTTCTAAAATTGTTGTAAAACCTTATACACTTAAGGCTATTAACAATTATACTGAAACTCGAAATTTTCCTTACTTAGATTCTAATAGCTATTTAAGTCCACATCTCCGTTTTGGAACAGTTAGCATACGTCAAATTATAGCTGAGCTTAAAGGTAACTACGAAGTGTTTTTAAATGAACTTATTTGGAGAGAGTTTTTTATGCAGATTTTGTTTCATTTTCCAAAAGTAGTGACTCAAAATTTTCGTGGTAAGTATGACAAAATTCAATGGTTAAATAGTAAAATAGACTTTGAAGCTTGGTGTAATGGAAAAACAGGATATCCACTTGTTGATGCAGGAATGAGAGAGTTAAATGAAACAGGTTATATGCACAATAGAGTACGAATGATAACAGCCAGTTTCTTATGTAAGCATCTTTTAATTGATTGGAGATGGGGAGAAGCATATTTTTCAAAAAAGTTACTTGATTATGAATTATCGTCAAACAATGGAAATTGGCAGTGGGTAGCAGGTACGGGGTGTGATTCTGCTCCATATTTTAGAATTTTTAATCCAACAGAGCAGTTAAAAAAATTTGATCCTTATCTAAGTTATGTAAAAAAATGGGTGCCTGAATTTGAAACATCAGACTACCCAAACCCTATAATTGAACATAAATATGCAAGAAAAAGAGCTTTAGAAACATATAAAACAGGGCTAAAAACTAAATAGAATAGATTTAAAGTACAGTTTATTCTGTTAAATTCTTAAATTATTATTGTGCAAATTCATTATCTTTTCATTCGTAAAATTAGAATAACATTTTGCAAACTGTTATGATTAACTATCAAAATCTGCAGTATCACCTAAAAAATATAATTTTGAAGTATTCAAATTATTAACTATTAAAATATATCGTTATGAGGAAATTATTTTTTTTATTAATCTTTATTATATCATTTGGAGCAAAAGCGCAAAGTCTAATTGGAGCTTGGGAAGCATATACAACTTCTAAAAATGGAGAGTCTATAAGAAATGTTATTATTTTTTCAGAAGGATATCAAGTAGCAACTTGGTATCATGCAAAAACAGGGAAGTTTATAATGTCTAATGGAGGAAAATGGAAAATGAGTGAGAATACTATAACAGAAAAAGTAGAATTTGACACAAATAATTCTGAACGTGTTGGTTCTGAAGTTAGTTTTAAAATTTATATAGATGATACAACATTAGGAATTGTTGGAGATACGTTAAAATGGAATAGAATAGATGAGGGTAATCCTGGAAAATTACAAGGAGCTTGGTTAATGTCTGGTAGAATAAGAGATGGTAAAACACAATTAAGAGATGTAAATAGACCAAGGAAAACTATGAAAATTATGTCTGGTACTCGTTTTCAATGGATAGCTTATAATACCGAAACAAAACAGTTTATGGGAACTGGTGGTGGTACCTACTCAACTGTAGATGGAGAATATACCGAAAATATTGAATTTTTTTCAAGGGATAATTCTAAAACCGGGTTAAGTTTAAAATTTAATTATAGCTTAATTGATGGTAAATGGCATCACTCAGGATTTTCCAGTAAGGGAGATCGAATTCATGAAATATGGAGTTTAAGAGAATAAGTTTTGATAGAAATAAAATTGATTAACTTTTTCTATAAAAAACTTAATATATTATATTTTAACACTACAGTGCTATATTACAGTTAGTTATTTTTTTATATTGTAACTATTATTATAGCACTTACCAATTTATCTTAACAAATTACTTCACAATTATGAAAGTTAATATCTTAAAAATTACCAAATTTTATGCTTTGACAGTATTGTTATGCTTTTTTTTAATTCCACAAAATACTGAAGCTCAACGCAAAAAAAGAAAGAAAAAAACAGAAGCAGTCACCACTGTTACAAAAAAACCTGAAAAACCAAAAGAAAAATCTATTACAGATCTAGTAAAAAAAAGCAAAAAAATAGACGGGCTTTTCACAATTTACCAAGATACAGTTACTGGATCTATACAAATGATAATTTCTGAAGATCATATTGGTAAAGAATATATTCATTTTAATCAAGTTGCAGATGGATTAACAGATATAGGTCGATTTAAAGGAGCTTATGGAGGGTCTAAAGTATTTACCATTAAAAAATATTTCAACAAAATAGAGTTTGTAACTCAAAATACATCTTTTTACTTTGATCCAGATAATGCCATATCCAAATCTAAAGCATCAAACACAAGTGAAGGTATTATGGCTTCTTTAAAAATTGAAGCTCATGATAAAGACAAAGGTTTATATTTAATTAAAGCTGATGATATATTTTTAAAAGAGACATTAGCACAAATTAAGCCTCCACGCTTCCCTGGAACTCCTCCATTTGCTTTTACTTTAGGGAATTTAGATAAAGCAAAAACTAAGATTAATGCTATAAAAAATTATCCTGAAAACACAGATTTAGCTATTGAATATGTATATTCTAAAACATCTGTTTTAAACGGAGGATCTAATGCTGTAACTGATGGTAGAAATGTGAGTTTAAAAGTGCATCATAGCTTAATTGCAATGCCTGAAAACGATTATGAAATACGTATAGATGATCCTAGAGTTGGTTTTTTTACAACTCAAGTTAATGACCAAACTTCTACTGGGTCAATCCCTTATCGCGATTTAGTACATCGCTGGAATTTAAAAAAGAAAAATCCTAATGCTGCAATTTCTGAGCCGGTAAAACCAATTGTTTGGTGGATGGAAAATACAACTCCTGTTGAATGGAGGGAAACTATAAAAAAAGGAGTTTTAGAATGGAACAAAGCTTTTGAAAAAGCTGGATTTAAAAATGCAATGGTCGTAAAAATGCAACCGGATGATGCAGAATGGGATGCTGGAGATATTCGCTATAATGTATTACGTTGGACTTCTTCACCTAATCCTCCTTTTGGGGGCTATGGCCCAAGTTTTGTAAACCCAAGAACTGGTGAAATTTTAGGTGCAGACATTATGTTAGAATATGTACATTTTACGAATAGAGTCTTTGCTGATAAATTATATGATTTAGCAACATTAGAAGCCGAGTTTAAGCCTTCACAATTTACAAAAGAAGATCCTTTATTCTGCTCTGTTGGTGATGTTATGCACCAAAATATGATGTTTGGAAATGATGTTTTAGTAGCTTCAGATGCTTCAGATCTTGAAATGGAACGTCAAAAAAAAGAAGGTATGATTGCATTAATCATGCACGAAATTGGGCATACTCTAGGCCTATTTCATAACATGAAAGCAAGTCAGTTATTTTCTCCTGCAGAATTAGCAGATGCTGATTATATAAAAGGGAAAGCGCTTACGGCTTCTGTAATGGATTATGCAGGTATTAATTTAACTAAGGACAGATCTAAACAAGGGCAGTATTATGATACTTCAGTTGGTCCTTATGATGTTTGGGCTATTCAATTTGGTTACACACCTTTTAAATCTGAATCTGAAAAAAATTATATTTTAAATCAGTCTACTAAACTTGAGCATATATTTGGTAATGACGCAGACGATATGCGTGCTCCTGGTAAAGCAATTGATCCAAGAGTTATGATTGGAGATTTATCTAACGATCAAATTGGGTATTCAATAGATCGTTTTGAATTGATAAATACAATGATGAAAGATGTAAAAGATAAGTTTGTAAAAGATGGTCAATCTTATCAAGAATTAAGAAGAGCTTATTATACTTTAAGTAATCAAAGAGCTGTAGCTGGTGGTGTAATCTCTCGATTTATTGGAGGTGTATATGTAGATCGTGCTATGGCTGGGCAAGAAGGAGAAACACAACCTTATACTCCTGTAAGTTTATCTGATCAAAAACGTGCAATGAATGCTTTAAAAAAATACGTCTTTGCTCCTAACGCTTTTAACTCTCCTAAAGAATTATATAATTATTTAGCATTACAACGCCGTGGAGGTAATTTTAGAACTGGCCCTGAAGATCCAAAAATTCATTCCCAAGTCCTTACATATCAAAGAAATGTATTAGCTCATATTTTACATCCAAATACTTTACAGAGAATTACAGATTCTGAACTTTATGGAAATGAATATTCATTAGCAACTTTTATGAATGATTTAAATAATGCTATTTTTAAAGCAGATATAGCTGGAAATGTAAATTCGTTTAGACAAAATTTACAAATTCAGTACACTAATATGCTTATTGCAATGCTAACTGGCAATCAAAATACGAGATATACCAACAATGCAAAATCTATGGCATTATATAATTTAAAGAATATTAGAGGAATGGCAGCTCCATCAGGAAATGTTTCTTCTAGAGCTCATAAACAACACTTAAGAACTCGTATTGATAATGCTTTAAAAGAAATTAAATAAGAATAAAAACTTATAAAACAAAAAGTAGTGATCAGGTTTATCACTACTTTTTGTTATGAATGTTATAATTATTCGTCTTAAATTATAACAAAAATCTTCCAGATGAAAAAAATTCTATTCATATTATCAATATCACTTACAACTAGTTCTATGTTTTCTCAAAATATGGATAATATAAAGCTTGGAGAAATTATTGCATCTGTAAGTGACTCTATTCAAGGAAACATTGGAAGATGGCAGTTTGTAATTAAAAATACACCTTTTATCTGTGTAACAGATGAAACAAATAATAGAATGCGCATTATTTCTCCCATTGCTGAATCTAGTAGCTTAGATGATGAAATGAAAACCAATGCTTTGGTTGCCAACTTTCACAGCGCTTTGGATGTAAAATATGCTATTTCTGACGGTATTTTATGGTCTGCTTATATACATCCTTTAAAGGAACTTACCGAAATGCAAGTTAAAGATGCCATTAGTCAAGTATTTTTTGCTAATCGCACATTTGGCACAACGTATTCTAGTACTGATTTAATTTTTGGAGGAAATCAAAATGGAGAAGCTATTGAAGAAAAGGAAAAAAAACCAATTAAAAAAGAGAAGTTTTAATTAAACTAATAATTAATTAAACTATATAAAAAAAGCTACTTCAAATTAAAATGAAGTAGCTTTTACTATTAATAAGCAAATGTTTCTTTTTAGGGACAACAATGGTTTACTTTATGTTTCATTTGCAATTCGTAATATATAATTCAAATTTTATGCCAAAATATTATAATTACACTTAAATTTGAAAAAGAAAAATATAAAAAGATGAGCTGGATTAAAGTGATTCCTTTTGAAAAAGCTGAAGGAAAGTTAAAATCTATTTATAAAAGAATTAAAGGTCCAAATAACCAGATAGATAATGTATTAAGTATTCATAGCTTAAGGCCTCATACACTAACTGGACATATGAGTATTTATAAAAACACACTTCATCATAGCGATAATACTTTTCCTAATTGGTTTTTAGAATTATTGGGGACATATACTAGTTATTTAAATAATTGTGATTATTGCTATATACATCATTTTACAGGAATGAAGCGCTTTTTAAATAATGATGAGAAATCTACTCTTATTAAATTACATATCGAGAATGATACTTTAGAAAATGTTTTAACTCCTAAAGAATTAGCTTTAGCTAATTATGCTAAACAATTAACCCTTAAAGCTGATAGCATTACTGAAGCTTTCATTAACAATTTGAGAAATCTTAAGGTTAATGATGGAGAAATTCTAGAGGTTAATCAAGTAGTAGCTTATTTTAATTATGCAAATCGTACTGTTTTAGGGTTAGGTGTAAATACAGATAACGAAATTTTAGGGTTATCTCCTAGTAATAAAGATGATGAGAATGCCTGGGATCATAATTAAGTATATTTAGGAATTTTACCTATAGCATCTTTATAAAATGCTTTCATAAACTTAAAATCGGCTTCTTTATCATCTGTAGGATAAAAAGGTTCTGATATTTTATTTTCCTTTTTACCAAAATCTAAGGTAAACATTATAATAGGTACATTAGCTTTTTTAGCAATGTAATAAAAGCCTGTTTTCCATTCAGTAACTTTTTTACGAGTACCTTCCGGAGCTATGGTCATTCTAAATTCTTTTCGATCATTAAAAAGTTTAACAATAGAGTTTACTGTATTTTCGTTAGTACTTCTATCTATAGGAGCACCGCCAATTGCTTTTAAATACCACGCAACTGGGCCAACAAATAATTCTTTTTTTGCTATAAAATTTGATTTTAATCCAATTGTTTTTCTTAAAAGCACACCAATATAAAAGTCGTGCCAACTTGTATGTGGTGCAGCTATAATAACTGCTTTTTTAACAGTATTTATAGACATACTAGTATTACCAACAACTTTCCAGCCTAGTAATTTAAAATAT is from Flavobacteriaceae bacterium and encodes:
- a CDS encoding DUF1801 domain-containing protein; this translates as MAKNKTTETEINVIDFIESYVDNEQKKVDSFKLIELMSEWSGFEPKMWGPTIIGFGSYHYKYASGHEGDAPLLGFSPRKAQFSLYVYSQTDKSKRLLKDLGKFKMGKACIYFKKLSDINIAVVEKLSSETIKYLNEHHECACRN
- a CDS encoding 4a-hydroxytetrahydrobiopterin dehydratase; amino-acid sequence: MKKLSEADIEKRMLRFPDWEYYDNAIHAEFEFENFKDCFSAMSRIAFDCEALNHHPDWSNVYNILTISLSTHDAGGVTENDFTLAKAIENIVEPEE
- a CDS encoding YebC/PmpR family DNA-binding transcriptional regulator → MGRAFEFRKARKMKRWSAMSKAFTRIGKDIVMAVKEGGPDPASNSKLRAVIQNAKAVNMPKDNVERAIKKASEKGQGDYKEVLFEGYAPHGIAILVETATDNNTRTVANVRSYFNKSDGNLGTSGSVVFMFDHTCNFRINAEGLDPEEIELEFIDFGAEEVFADDDGILIYAPFESFGSIQAELEHRDIEILSSGFERIPQVTKQLTPEQVADVEKLLEKIEEDDDVQNVYHTMEETSEE
- a CDS encoding tryptophan-rich sensory protein, whose protein sequence is MIKRIILFLIINFLSLALSSIFTTVGVASDWYQELNKAPWTPPGWVFGAAWTTIMVCFSIYLAYLFNSNNIKKKSLLFSIQWVLNIGWSPLFFYLHTVAVAMICISALTILIIYLFFNYWKELKVKTFFLTPYFIWLIIATSLNAYILFYN
- a CDS encoding SDR family oxidoreductase yields the protein MKILLTGATGYIGRRLLPILVKEGHKVVCCVRDSDRFSVHNSLRNRVTVIENDLLNSESLNNIPNDIDGAYYLVHSMSTSSDYQILEQESAINFRNALNNTNVKHIIYLSGIVNESELSNHLTSRKTVEFELNKGNYNCTTLRAGIIVGSGSASFEILRDLVEKLPVMITPKWLKTRCQPIAIADVISLLSKCLFNPKTFNQNFDIGGPDILSYKEMLLQFGKARGLNRKIYTVPVMTPRLSSYWLYFVTATSYKLAVALVNSMKVEVICRNNEINKILELTPISYREAINNAFKKIKSNEIVSSWKDAYTSSNNNSNISNHIQVPTFGCFKDQRVKQFKSKEAFINKLWKIGGESGWYYCNWLWKVRGFIDKMVGGVGLRRGRTNLNELKVGDALDFWRVLYANKNEGRLLLYAEMKLPGEAWLEFNTVNNILTQTATFRPLGISGRLYWYSVLPLHNIIFKGMIKKLTQSND
- a CDS encoding NAD-dependent epimerase/dehydratase family protein, with protein sequence MAKIKSKHTVLILGASGFIGGAIYGELCSYFKTYGTYSRDNKALEKNRHFLQYNIEEDDIFEILDIIKPTVIISAIRGDFSAQITAHKHLYEYVFENKTKLIFLSSANVFDAYSKYPSYETDTTLSNSIYGHFKIKIENLLLRLPKKQIAILRIPMVFGNQSPRIEELKTQLHEKTPIEIFPNLIINVTTDTKLTQQVHYIVNQNKCGIFHLGSKDLVHHDDFIKDIIKVLGIYNPIFKLVYTTNDDRYLAVLPKKNCLPKHLQLYSPDILTELKI
- a CDS encoding membrane or secreted protein; this encodes MRKLFFLLIFIISFGAKAQSLIGAWEAYTTSKNGESIRNVIIFSEGYQVATWYHAKTGKFIMSNGGKWKMSENTITEKVEFDTNNSERVGSEVSFKIYIDDTTLGIVGDTLKWNRIDEGNPGKLQGAWLMSGRIRDGKTQLRDVNRPRKTMKIMSGTRFQWIAYNTETKQFMGTGGGTYSTVDGEYTENIEFFSRDNSKTGLSLKFNYSLIDGKWHHSGFSSKGDRIHEIWSLRE
- a CDS encoding deoxyribodipyrimidine photo-lyase, with the translated sequence MKVNLFWFRRDLRLEDNTALNAAMNATNNILPLFIFDEEILHELPENDARVNFIYNTLYNLNQHLLKNNSSLLILKGKPEEVWEKLIKNYTIENVFINKDYEPYAIKRDLKIKGLLSKNGCQLISFKDQVIHEESEVKKADGKPYTIFTPYKNKWLKVYTSKKVETLVHFNKFYKEKHLFPKLEDLGFKSSKIVVKPYTLKAINNYTETRNFPYLDSNSYLSPHLRFGTVSIRQIIAELKGNYEVFLNELIWREFFMQILFHFPKVVTQNFRGKYDKIQWLNSKIDFEAWCNGKTGYPLVDAGMRELNETGYMHNRVRMITASFLCKHLLIDWRWGEAYFSKKLLDYELSSNNGNWQWVAGTGCDSAPYFRIFNPTEQLKKFDPYLSYVKKWVPEFETSDYPNPIIEHKYARKRALETYKTGLKTK